The Streptococcus sanguinis genomic sequence CATGTGGCTCTTCTATGAACAACCAGAAGTGGACTTCCGTGACCTTGTGCAAAAATTCATGGATATCCGTAAACGTGCCTTCAAATTCCCGTTGCTTGGTAAGAAGACTAAGTTTATCGCAATCCCTACAACATCTGGTACAGGATCAGAAGTAACACCATTTGCCGTTATCTCTGACAAGGCTAACAACCGTAAGTACCCAATTGCTGACTACTCTCTGACTCCAACTGTAGCCATCGTAGACCCAGCTCTGGTACTGACTGTTCCAGGATTTGTTGCAGCAGACACTGGTATGGATGTTCTGACTCACGCAACAGAAGCTTATGTATCTCAGATGGCCAGCGACTTTACGGATGGTTTGGCTCTCCAAGCGATCAAACTAGTCTTTGAAAATCTGGAAAACTCTGTTAAGAATGCTGACTTCCACTCTCGCGAAAAGATGCACAATGCCTCTACTATCGCTGGTATGGCCTTTGCCAATGCCTTCCTGGGAATTTCCCACTCTATGGCCCATAAGATTGGTGCTCAGTTCCACACGATCCACGGTCGTACCAATGCGATCTTACTGCCATATGTAATCCGCTACAATGGTACACGTCCAGCTAAGACAGCGACATGGCCTAAGTACAACTACTACCGTGCGGATGAGAAATACCAAGACATCGCTCGCATGCTCGGCTTGCCAGCTTCTACTCCAGAAGAAGGTGTTGAATCATTTGCGAAAGCTGTTTATGAACTGGGAGAACGTGTCGGTATCGAAATGAACTTCAAGGCTCAAGGTATTGACGAAAAAGAATGGAAAGAACATTCACGCGAATTGGCCTTCCTTGCCTATGAAGATCAATGTTCGCCAGCTAACCCACGCCTTCCAATGGTTGACCACATGCAGGAAATCATCGAAGACGCATACTATGGCTACAAGGAACGCCCAGGACGCCGCAAATAAGCGAGCAGCTTCCTCAATTAAAAATAAGACAGTTTGTCGGTCATCCCCTGCCCTTTGGTAGGGGATTTTTTTATGTGTCTTAGCGAGGCAAGACCTCTGGTCGAAGCTGAGCTTAGAGACATGGATGCTGAGGAGCGGAGCGATGTGAGCTCTAGGTCTCTTAACGAAAGGCGCTTGCTGGGGTAAAAAGACTTAAACCTTCTGATTACTTGTGATTAAGTGAGCTTTTGTGCTAAGATAAGAGGACAATGGAAAAAGGAGAGTAATGTGATTGTTTTATCTTTATGGGCTGGGCTGTTGAGTGGTCTTTGCTGGTTATTGGGGGATATTCTGCTGGTTGGCTTTGAGGTAGATAAGGAGAGTTATGACTCTTTTACGGAGCAGAGTCGGATTGGCAATAAGAAGCTGGCTATGCTGATGCTGTCTGGCTCTGTCGGTCGGCTGCGCCTGGGCGCTTTGGTGGCTAACTTCTCAATCCCTCTTATGTTAGTTTCGCTTTATGCTCTCTTTGGTTTGACAAATAAGGGCTTGTGGGCCTATCTGTCAATAGCCTTGTTAGGAATTGGATTTGCCCTGTCACCCGTGGCACATGTGGCCTTTTACTACGTTGGGATCATCAGCAAAAAGGCTTATAAACAAAGCGGCGGACTAGTTTGCTCAGACGAAGATAGCGGGCTTATCAATGAAGCAGTGCTCTTTCTAGATATAACCTGGCGGACAGCTATCGCTCTGACAGGTCTAGGATGGCTCGTTTACTCGCTGCTAATAGTTACCGGTCAGACAATATTGCCTGCTTATCTGGGGCTGCTGACGCCTTTACCTCTCAGTCTGCTGACTATCTTACTGGTAGAAAAGCTGAGAATCGGACGCCCCTACCTTAACGGAGCTGGCCTAAACATAGGATTTAGTTTGTTCTATTTACTGCTCCTGCTTCATATAGGTTCTTAGGCAGTGAATCGGTAAAATTTCAGAAAAAATAGAAAATCTATATATTAACCTATTGAAGATTTCCTCTTTCTATGGTATGATGAAAGAGGTTTCAAGAATCGTTGGGAGGATAAGACATGAAAAACCCTACTTTACTTAAAGAAATGTTAGATTATCGCGGAAGAGATGAAATGCCCGACGATTTTGATACCTTTTGGAATCAATACGTGGCGGAGTTGGAAGTGCCTCAGGACTACCAGTTGCTGGAAAAAGATTTTCAAATTGCATATGCGACTTGCTATGAGCTAACCTTCAAGTCTGGAAACGGTGGACAAATCTACGCTAAGCTAGTTGTGCCTAAGTTATCAGAAAAAGTTCCGGTATTGTTTCATTTTCATGGTTATATGGGGCAGGGATGGGATTGGTCTGATATGCTGGCCTATACGGCAGCGGGCTGGGGTGTGGTGTCGATGGATGTTCGTGGTCAGTCAGGATATTCACTGGATGGTGATAGAGAAGTCCGCGGCAATACTGTTAAAGGACATATTATCCGCGGGGCTCTAGATGGACCGGATCAGCTCTTTTTCAAGGATGTCTATCTGGATGTTTACACCTTGGTCGAGCTAGTGGCTGGTTTGGACTTCGTGGATGAAAACCGTTTGTCTAGTTTTGGAGGCTCACAGGGCGGAGCCTTGGCTTTGGCAGCAGCTGCATTAAATTCTCGGATCAAGCAGACTGTAGCCATCTATCCCTTCCTTGCTGACTTTAGACGGGTTTTGGAGATTGGCAATACCAGTGAAGCCTATGATGAGCTCTTTCGTTATTTCAAATTCCATGATCCTTTTCATGAGACAGAAGAGCAGTTGTTGCGGACACTTGCTTATATTGACGTGAAAAATCTGGCCCATCGTATTAGCTGTCCAGTGCAGATGATTATTGGCCTAGAGGATGATGTTTGCTATCCTATCACGCAGTTTGCCATCTATAACAGCTTGGCTGGAGAAAAAGAGTATCATCTCCTGCCTGAGTATGGGCATGAGGCTATGAATGTCCGTGTCAGCGATACTGTCTTTAACTGGCTCTGCGGAACCAAAATAAAAAGACTTTCTCTCGTTTCGGACTTGAAATCCGAGAGATAATATTCGTCCCCCCCTTTGGGGCTAGGTAAAGGCCTAGCCCTTTTTACTTGCCTGAGGGAGTATAGAAAGTGAGAATCTTTTTAGAAGTTTGCTTGCTCTTTCATTGACTTTTCTACAAAACGGATTTCTGAAAGTAGTTTCAGAAATTTCTGTTTTTCTGGAAAATTCGGAAACTAAAATCTAAATCTCAAACAATATTGAAAGCGCTTTAAAAATTATTTATAATAACATTATGAAATACTCGAGTTAAAAAACGGAGTCCAGGATAAGGAAGTAAAAATATTTGTTTGCGGCCTTCTTCTCTGCTCCACCTGAGGTTCTAGGTAGTTGTTAGACTATCTGATCAGACCGACGTCTTACGAAAGGAGATTGTATATTCATGTCACAGATTTTAAAAGATGACTTGATAGCCAAGATTAAAGACGGCATCATTGTTTCCTGTCAAGCCTTGCCCCAGGAGCCGCTTTATACGGAAGCTGGAGGAGTCATTCCTCTCTTGGTTAAGGCTGCTGAGCAGGGCGGTGCTGTTGGTATTCGAGCTAATAGTGTTCGCGATATTCGGGAGATCAAGGAAGTAACTTCTCTGCCCATCATCGGAATTATCAAACGCGACTATCCGCCACAAGAGCCTTTTATCACGGCTACCATGCGGGAAGTGGATGAGTTGGCTGCTCTGGATATTGAAGTCATTGCTCTGGACTGTACCAAGCGGGAACGCCATGATGGCCTGACAATTGCGGATTTCATCAAGCAGGTTAAGGCCAAGTATCCTCATCAGCTATTGATGGCAGATATTAGTACCTATGAGGAAGCTGCTGCTGCTGTAGAAGCTGGTGTAGACTTTGTCGGCACTACCTTATCGGGCTACACTTCTTACAGTCCCAAGGTTGACGGACCAGACATTGAGCTTATCCGCCGCTTGTGCCAAGCAGGCTTTGATGTCATCGCTGAAGGAAAGATTCACTATCCAAGTCAAGCCAAGCAGATACATGATTTGGGTGTAAGAGGTATCGTTGTCGGCGGAGCCATTACTCGGCCTAAAGAAATTACAGAGCGCTTTGTTGCAGGATTAAAATAAGTGAGGTAGATGAATGACAACCTTAACACTAAATAAACTATATAAAAAATATCCTAATAGTGATTTTTACTCTGTTGAGAATTTTGATTTGGATATTAAGGATAAGGAGTTTATCGTTTTTGTAGGACCTTCCGGTTGTGGAAAATCAACAACCTTACGGATGATTGCAGGCCTTGAGGATATCACAGAAGGGGAGCTCTATATTGATCAAAATCTTGTCAATGACATTGCTCCTAAAGATCGGGATATCGCCATGGTTTTCCAAAATTATGCCCTTTATCCTCACATGACTGTTTATGACAATATGGCATTCGGACTCAAGCTTCGCAAGTATGACAAGGCTGATATTGACAAAAGAGTTCAGGAAGCGGCGGAAATCCTTGGGCTGAAAGAGTTGCTGGATCGTAAACCAGCCGACTTGTCAGGTGGCCAGCGTCAGCGGGTAGCTATGGGGCGGGCGATTGTCCGTGATGCCAAAGTCTTCCTCATGGATGAGCCTTTATCTAACTTGGATGCTAAACTGCGCGTGTCCATGCGGGCAGAAATCGCAAAAATTCACCGCCGTATCGGAGCGACGACAATCTATGTAACCCACGACCAGACCGAGGCCATGACTTTGGCTGACCGCATCGTTATCATGTCAGCTACTAAGAATGAAGCAGGAACAGGTACTATCGGTCGAATCGAGCAAATCGGTACGCCGCAGGAACTTTATAACGAACCAGCTAATAAATTTGTGGCAGGTTTTATCGGTAGTCCAGCCATGAATTTCTTTGAAGTGAACTTAGAGGGCGATCAGCTTACAGATGGACAAGGCTTTGCTGTTGGACTTCCAGACGGTCAACGTAAAATCCTAGAAGAAAAAGGTTATCAAGGGAAGAAAGTGATACTGGGCATTCGACCAGAGGATATCTCAGCTGAGTTGATAGTAGAAGATACTTTTCCAGATAGTACTGTAGATGCTGAAGTCACCGTTTCTGAGTTGCTAGGCAGCGAGTCTGTTCTCTATTGTAAGGCTGGCGTACAAGAATTTTCAGCCAAAGTGGAAGCTTCTAACTATTTGGAGCCTGGCTCTAAGATTCGCTTTACCTTTAAGATGCCTAAGGCTCATATATTTGACTTTGATAGTCAGGAGAGAATCAAAATCTAAGAATTTTAAATAAAAATGAAAACGCTATCTATAAAAAGAAAATTATTAAAAGGGAGTGAATTTATCGAGTTAAGGTTCTAAAAATACTTATTTACTGTTCTGAAGAAGCAGTAAAACAAGAAGGACCAACAGGTCCATGTCTGTCACCAGGTCCAATCTTTACTTTAAACTGGAAAAATAAAGACAGATAAGTCTCTCAGTTTTTGTAAAGAAAAGGACTAGATTTAAGAGAAATTCATTTTTAAGGAGAAAAGAATATGAAATTCGGAAAAATATTCGCATCGTTATTGACAGGTGCTGCAATTGTTTCTTTAGCAGCTTGTGGAAACAGTGGCGGATCAGATAAAACAGCTAGCTCTGGCAGTAATTCTGGCAAAACAGAGATTACTTGGTGGGCTTTCCCAGTCTTCACACAGGAAAATGCCAACGATGGTGTTGGAACTTATGAAAAATCAATTATCGAGGCTTTTGAAAAAGCGAACCCAGATATTCATGTCAATCTAGAAACTATTGACTTTAAATCTGGTCCTGAAAAGATTACGACCGCTATCGAAGCAGGCACAGCACCAGATGTTTTATTTGATGCACCAGGTCGGATTATCCAGTATGGAAAAAATGGTAAATTAGCTGATTTGAATGATCTCTTTACTGATGACTTTGTCAAAGATGTCAATAATGATAACATTATCCAAGCCAGCAAGGCAGGAGACAAAGCTTACATGTATCCTATCAGCTCTGCTCCATTCTATATGGCTTTCAATAAGAAAATGTTGGAAGATGCTGGTGTAGCAAATCTTGTCAAGGAGGGCTGGACAACATCTGATTTTGAAAAAGTGCTGAAAGCTCTGAAAGATAAAGGCTATACTCCAGGTTCCCTCTTTAGTAATGGTCAAGGTGGTGACCAAGGAACTCGTGCCTTCATCGCTAATCTTTACGGCGGATCTATTACAGACGAAAAAGTTACCAAATACACAACTGACGATCCTAAGTTTGTCAAAGGGCTGGAAAAAGCAGTTGGCTGGATTAACGACGGTTTGATGATGAACGGCTCTCAATATGATGGTGGAGCAGATATTCAAAACTTTGCTAACGGCCAAACATCCTACACTCTTCTTTGGGCTCCTTCTCAAAATGGTATTCAAGCACAACTTTTAGAAGCCAGTAAAGTTGATGTAGTGGAAGTACCGTTCCCATCAGAATCTGGTAAACCAGCTCTTGAATATCTTGTAAACGGATTTGCAGTCTTTAACAATAAAGATGAAAAGAAAGTAGCAGCTTCTAAGAAGTTCGTCCAATTTATCGCTGATGACAAAGAGTGGGGACCTAAGAATGTAGTTCGCACAGGTGCTTTCCCAGTTCGTACTTCATTTGGAAAACTCTATGATGATAAACGTATGGAAACCATCAGTGGTTGGACTCAGTACTATTCACCATATTACAACACGATTGATGGCTTTGCGGAAATGAGAACCCTTTGGTTCCCAATGCTCCAATCTGTATCCAATGGTGATGAAAAGGTTGAACCTGCTTTGAAGACATTTACAGAAAAAGCAAACGAAACAATTACTAAAAAATAAGCAAATGTGAAATCCTCCCCTTTTTCTGTTGACAGTTTCTAGAGGTAGAAAAAGGGGGATTTTGTTAGAAAATCTTGAAAGAGGGGTACCTCATTGTGAAAGTCAATAAAATCAGAATGAAAGAAACCCTAGTATCATACGCGTTTTTAGCTCCAATACTGATATTTTTCACGGTATTTGTCTTGGCACCTATGATTATGGGTTTTGTTACTAGTTTTTTTAACTATACGATGACCTCCTTTACTTTTGTCGGATTTGATAATTATATTCGGATGTTTAAAGATCCGGTCTTTATGAAATCGCTGATTAATACGGTCATTATCGTGGTCGGCTCTGTGCCGATTGTAGTTCTCTTCTCTTTGTTTGTGGCTTCGCAGACTTATGAGATGAATGCTGTCTCTCGTTCCTTTTACCGTTTTGTATTCTTCCTGCCAGTTGTTACAGGGAGCGTAGCTGTGACGGTCGTATGGAAATGGATCTACGATCCGCTGTCTGGTATTTTGAACTTTGTTTTGAAGTCAGGCCATGTCATCAATCAAAATATTTCTTGGCTTGGGGATAAACATTGGGCATTGCTAGCGATTATCATTATTCTCTTAACAACTTCTGTGGGCCAGCCTATCATTCTCTATATCGCAGCTATGGGAAATATTGACAATTCTCTAGTTGAGGCTGCGCGAGTGGATGGTGCAACAGAAATGCAAGTCTTCTGGAAGATCAAATGGCCTAGCCTGCTTCCAACAACCCTTTACATTGCTATCATTACTACGATTAACTCATTCCAGTGTTTTGCCTTGATTCAGCTCTTGACATCAGGCGGACCTAATTACTCAACCAGTACGCTCATGTACTATCTGTATGAAAAAGCCTTCAAGTTATCTGAATACGGCTATGCTAATACCATGGGAGTCTTTTTAGCAGTCATGATTGCCATCATCAGCTTTGCCCAATTCAAGATTCTTGGAAACGATGTAGAATACTAGAGAAAGGAGAAAGAAGATGCAAACTAAAAAAATGAACGTTTTTAAGGTGGTATCAGGCTTTGTTTTGGCCATATTAACCATCCTCTTTGTCTTTCCTTTCTATTGGATTTTGACAGGAGCTTTCAAGTCTCAACCAGCAACGATTGTCATTCCGCCAGAATGGTGGCCAAAAATGCCAACGGTTGAAAACTTCCAGCAATTGATGGTGCAAAATCCAGCCATGCAATGGATGTGGAATAGTGTTTTCATTTCGCTTGCGACCATGTTTCTGGTCTGTGCTACTTCTTCTTTGGCAGGATATGTTTTGGCCAAGAAGCGGTTCTATGGTCAACGGATTCTTTTTGCCATCTTCATTGCGGCCATGGCTTTGCCTAAGCAAGTAGTACTGGTACCATTAGTGCGTATTGTTAATTTCATGGGAATTCACGATACCTTGGCTGCAGTAATCTTACCGTTGGTTGGCTGGCCTTTCGGAGTTTTTCTAATGAAGCAGTTCAGTGAAAATATCCCGACAGAGCTTCTTGAGTCTGCAAAGATCGACGGTTGTGGCGAAATTCGGACTTTCTGGAGTGTTGCTTTCCCGATTGTCAAACCGGGCTTTGCGGCTCTAGCTATTTTCACCTTTATCAATACCTGGAACGACTACTTTATGCAGCTGGTTATGTTGACATCTCGTCAGAATCTGACAATCTCGCTCGGGGTTGCGACTATGCAGGCTGAAATGGCAACCAACTATGGCCTCATTATGGCTGGAGCAGCTTTGGCTGCAGTGCCAATTGTGGCAGTCTTCCTCATCTTCCAAAAATCCTTCACACAAGGAATCACGATGGGAGCTGTTAAGGGATAGAAATATGATTTTTGATCAATTAGAGAATCTTGTTCGCTATCGAGGGATTCACGAAAATATCGATACAGCCATTGATTATCTCCTGAGTCACGATGTATCTAATCTAAACTCAGGGCGCTATGAAGTAGATGGTGATAGGGTCTTCTTCTTTTTGCAGGAAAATACTCTCAGTCAGCAGCAAGAGGAAAGCTTTGAATTTCACCAGAGATACTTGGACCTGCACTTTCTTTTGGAAGGGCATGAACTGATCCAATATGGCTGTCAGATTAGAGAAGTTCAGGAAGCCTATGATGAAGGGCGAGATATTGGTTTTGTTGTTTGCAAACAGACTTATCCGCTCTTGTTAGACGGTTTCAATTTTGCTGCTTTTTTGCCAGAAGAAGCCCACCAGCCTAATCAATTTGCTGGCAGAGAAGAGACAGTTAAAAAGTGTGTATTTAAAGTTTTGTTGGATTAATATTTGAAAAGGAGGCTAGCAATGGATAAAAGAGGTGCTCGATTGATAGAGACTATTTTTGATACGGATAATTTCTTTATGCAGATTTGTGAGAAAATCCTTGATTTAGCGACAGTAAACTTGCTTTTTCTGCTGACATCTCTGCCTCTTCTAACCATCGGTATTGCGAAGCTAAGCCTCTATCAAACTCTTTTTGAGATCAAAGGCGGTCGTCGTGTAAAAGTAACGGCTGTCTATATCAAGGCCTTCCGAGAAAATTGGCAGTTGGGCTTCAAGTTGGGCCTGCTGGAGCTGATGCTGTCTGCTATCAGTATTTTTGACCTTCTTCTTATCTGGGGTCAGGAGGCTCTACCTTTTCAAATACTGAAAGTTGCCTGCTTTGCTCTTCTTATCTTTACAACAGCGCTTTTTCTGTGTGTTTATCCACTGGCTGGCCGATTTGAGCAGTCTCTTATAGGTGGGTTACAGACTAGTCTAGTTTTGCTCAGTCTTAACTTTCCTTGGTTTTTCCTGATGATAGCTATTCTAGTAGCTATTTTGACAGTGCTTCTTAGTTCAGGACTTTTACTTTTACTAGGGCTATCGCTCTTTGTTTTAATCGGTTTTGCTGGATTGGCCTTCACGCAGATTACTGTTTTAGAGAAGATTTTTGCCAAATACGAAAAGCCTTAATTTATAGAAATTCTAGATTTGGAGATAAAAGAAAATGAAAAATATGACCAAATACCAAGGTGTCATTCCTGCTTTCTACGCTTGCTATGACGAGGAAGGTGAAATCAGCCCGGAGCGGACTCGCGCTTTAGTGGAATATTTCATCGCCAAGAGCGTACAAGGTCTTTATGTCAACGGTTCTTCGGGCGAGTGTATCTATCTGAGTGTAGAAGACCGAAAACGGGTTCTAGAAGAAGTGATGAAAGTTGCTAAGGGGCGTCTGACTATCATTGCCCATGTGGCTTGCAACAATACTAAAGACAGCGTGGAGCTGGCTCGTCATGCGGAAAGTTTGGGAGTCGATGCTATTGCAGCTATTCCGCCGATTTATTTCCGTTTGCCAGAGTATTCGGTTGCCCAATATTGGAATGACATCAGTGCGGCGGCGCCTAATACTGATTTCGTGATTTATAATATCCCTCAGCTGGCTGGTGTAGCCTTAACTCCTAGCCTTTACAAGGAAATGCTCAAGAATGAGCGCGTGATTGGTGTGAAGAACTCTTCAATGCCAGTGCAGGATATTCAGACCTTTGTAGCTCTTGGGGGAGAAGATCATGTGGTCTTTAATGGTCCAGATGAGCAATTCTTAGGTGGCCGTCTTATGGGTGCTGCAGCCGGTATCGGTGGTACATACGGGGCTATGCCAGAGCTCTTTCTCAAACTCAATCAATTGATTGCTGACAAGGAATTGGAACGGGCTAAAGAATTGCAATATGCGATAAATGCAATCATCGGAAAATTAACCAGTGCCCGCGGCAATATGTACGCTGTTATAAAGGGTGTTTTGGAAATTAATGAAGGCTTGACCATCGGATCTGTCCGTTCTCCTCTAACACCGCTACACGAAAGTGATCGGCCAATTGTGGAAGAAGCTGCTCAATTGATTAGACAAACCAAGGAGCAATTTTTATAAGCAACAGGATAAACACTAGAGAGAAGGTGTGCTATGAAACACTATGTTGCCATTGATATTGGCGGTACCAATATCAAGTATGGCTTGATCAACGAGGCTGAGACCTTGGTGGAAGCACATGAAATGCCGACAGAGGCCCACAAAGGTGGTCCGGGAATTATGCAAAAGGTTGAAGCGATTGTTGCAGCCTATTTAGAAAAAGGACCTCTGGCTGGGATTTGTATTTCTTCGGCTGGTATGGTGGATCCAGACAAGGGTGAAATTTTCTATGCTGGGCCACAGATTCCTAATTACGCTGGGACCCAGTTCAAAAAAGTGCTGGAAGAAACATTCTCCCTGCCTTGTGAGATTGAAAATGATGTCAACTGTGCTGGTCTGGCGGAGGCTATGTCGGGTAGTGGCAAGGGAGCGAAGATTGCCCTTTGTTTGACAATCGGTACAGGTATTGGAGGCTGTCTGGTCGTAGATGGTCAGGTCTTCCATGGCTTTAGTAACTCTGCTTGTGAGGTCGGATACCTGCATCTACCAGACGGAGCTTTCCAAGATGTGGCATCTACAACAGCTCTGGTCAATTATGTGGCTGAGCTACATGGAGAAGACGCAGAGTATTGGAATGGCCGTCGGATTTTCAAAGAAGCAACTGAGGGCAATAAACTCTGTATCGAAGGCATCGATCGCATGGTTGGCTATCTGGGTCAAGGAATTGCCAATATCTGCTATGTCGTTAATCCAGAAGTTGTTATTCTAGGCGGAGGCATCATGGGACAAGAAGCTATCCTTAGACCGCGTATTCAGGCGGCTTTGCAGGATGCTTTGGTTCCAAGCATTGCTGACAAAACCAAACTGGCCTTTGCTCATCATCAAAATACTGCGGGTATGTTTGGAGCCTACTATCATTTCAAAAATAGACAAGTTTAACCTGAGATTTTTCTCAGGTTCCTTGTCTTTTAAGAGGAAAATCAAATGGCAGAAAGAAGTTTCATTCAGGAAGCTGCTCAGCTTCTAGGTTCTTTGATGGAAGATTTTCAAAAGAAGGCAATTCGGTCAAGAGATGAAATCCGCTTTTACGAGTGCTTAGCAGAAGTTTTAAGGAGCTTGGAGAAAACCAAGGCCCTGGATAACCGTCTTCTCATTGCTCTTGAAAGCTTCCATAAAAGTGCTAGTTTTTTAATTGGTCTTAGTAGCCTCAAACTGGATCAGCCTACTTATCAAAAGTGGCGTGCCTACGATGCCTTTCATATGGAAAAAGTTCAGCCCCAATTAGAAATCTATGGGCCAATCCTCCCCTTGTGAAAGAAAGAGGAAAAATTTAGACCAAAAAAGAAAACGAGTCAGAAAATCCTGATTCGTTTTTATCGTTTGTGGGTATTGCGGCGGTAGTAGGTTGAAGTCTATCGGGGTTTCACTTCAATAGGGTCAAGGCCAAATAAATAATTATCTCTAGGAACAATTGTAGCTTTAATATGGACATTTTGATTTATTCCAGTGACTCCTTGTTTAGATAGATTGGTAAGACTAACTCTATGAAGTTGGAAAGCTGGACCTGTGAGTGCTCCTGTATCGCCTGCATAAATCAGTACATCAGCATTATATTTTGTATTCGTAAGGCGTTGGATGTCCGCGATATATCCATCAAATTCAACAACTTTCCCAGAATATTTCTTTGTAAATTCTTTTATTTTTCCCTCTTCATCAGTTTGTAGAATGGATGCAAATTCGGCATTGTTTTCGGTAGTTATTACTTCTTGAGTAGAAGAACTAGAGTTTTGTATGTTCTTTTCAGTTGAAGCGGCTGCACTGGAATTTTCAACATCACTCACAGGTGATTTTTCTTCAGTTGTCTGTTCAGGAAAAGTGTGGTAAGAAACAAT encodes the following:
- a CDS encoding ROK family protein; this translates as MKHYVAIDIGGTNIKYGLINEAETLVEAHEMPTEAHKGGPGIMQKVEAIVAAYLEKGPLAGICISSAGMVDPDKGEIFYAGPQIPNYAGTQFKKVLEETFSLPCEIENDVNCAGLAEAMSGSGKGAKIALCLTIGTGIGGCLVVDGQVFHGFSNSACEVGYLHLPDGAFQDVASTTALVNYVAELHGEDAEYWNGRRIFKEATEGNKLCIEGIDRMVGYLGQGIANICYVVNPEVVILGGGIMGQEAILRPRIQAALQDALVPSIADKTKLAFAHHQNTAGMFGAYYHFKNRQV